CTGTCTCGTTCCCACATCCTCCCCACCCTGACAAGAGCCACTGGCTTTTCTTCTTCCAGGTTTATTGAGGTATTCAATATACAGTCCTGGGAGTTTACTGACATACAGTAAAGTTCGCCCACTTGAAGTATATGGGTCAATGAATTTGGACAAATTTATGCCGTCTTGTAACCACCACCAAAATCaacacatttccatcactcccagaAATGCCTTCAGGCGTCTTTGATGTCGATccgctcctcccagccccagcaccaGGCAGACACTGATGGATTTTGTGACTCTGgagttctgccttttccagaacgtccTAAAAGTGGAGCCACACCGATGCAGCCTTCgagtctggcttccttcactcagcTTGATGCCTCTGAGTCACCACGTTGTGTGTCAGTAGTTGGTTCCCTCGCATCTCCATCTCCAAGTCGCCTTCCGTCCGTTGCCTGGGGGCACCCACTGCTTCCTTGCTTTTAAAATGAGTTGTTTGTCCCCAGAGTCCCCAGCCCAGGCTCTCCAGCTTGTTTGTAAGGCTACTTCCACCCACTGTGCCCACGAGTGGTTCTTAGGGCTCACACTTGCTTATGGGGTTCATTTTAGGTTTCTGACAATGCAGAAAGTGGCCAGGGGTCGGGGCAGGGTCTGGCAGGGTCTCCGCTACACCCTGAAGTTTGTATCTCAGCTGGCAGATCCACTAGTTCCCGGggaccctcccctcccttcaaCCCGCACATTCCCAGCCATCTGTTGAGCGTTAGAGGGTGAAGATGGAGGCAACGTGGATGAGACGGCAGGCAGGGGGCTCACCACCCTTTCCTGGATCTCTGCTGTTAACACTGGTCAGGCTCTGGGTGTGACCCCCAGGGTCATGACCCCTCCAAGCCATACTTGATTGTGCCCTGCTCAGTGAAAGGTGAACCCCGGAAGGCAACCAGGCACCTCTCCCAGCAAATGGAAGGCATTCCTGGGTCCAGGCCGGGTGAGGGTGTGGGTCATGGAGCTCAGGTCTCGGGGTCCCATGTTGCTAGGACGCTTCTGGGTTGAATTTTCCCCTTCGTCCCCCCGGAGCACTCTGGCCTTTCCTGAAGGTGAGGGACCCAACTCTTTCCTGATTTGGGTGAGAATAAACAGGGGACAGAAGCCCATGTCCCGTCTCCCCTGAGCCTCCAGATGCTGGGGCGTGGCTGTGTGGAGCCCTGGTCGGGGGGCGCCTCTGAGGGAGAGGGGTCGTGATGCCCTTGCACCTCTGAGTGCTGTTCAGGGGGACGGACCCTTTGGTGTCTGAGGGACGTTCCTAATGGGACtgcagtgggggaggcaggcaggcacctGGGTGCTCTGATGCGGGCAGTGTGACATGGGGacgaggaagggaaggaggtacCCGGGCAAGGGCACCGACTGGCCCCATTCTGCTGTCTCATTTGTCCTGTAACCTGAAGTTAAGCCACGTCCCCTCCTGGGACCTCTGTTCTCTGCCTAGTGGAGGTGCTCCGCACCCAGCGTCACGAGCTACAGCGGCCGGCTCTTGGGACCGTGGCCTCCGGGCAGCCAGGTGGACCCAGGGACTGTCACACCAGCCATCCTAGGTGACGGGGGCCCCACATCTGCATCTCTGCCCTTCCCTTAGGAAGGagatgatgggggtggggggcagccctTTCACAGACGCGAGCACATCAGCAAACCCCATGAACGTGGAATTTTCTAACAGACTTGCTTGTTTGCTCTGTTTTCTGTAACTTTTGCTAAatactttatacatttttaatgttaaaatgctGCGTCTCCTGCCAGCAATCCTCATCCCAGTATGAATGTGTTTACTCCACATTGTATATCCTTCCATCCCCGGCTGCCTAGATCAGTAAATAAAATCGATGTGCTATAATTTATAAGTAACACTGTTGAAACTCTGATCCCTATGGAGGCTGTAATCcgcccttcccaccctctccccacccccacccccacccctgtaaTAGCATTTGTGTGTATTGATGCTGacaaattaaatgtttaaaagagtTTAAATTTTGAAGGCATTTGCTATATATAATTGTTCTGCATTATGATAGAGCATTTTCAGGAAGTTAAATgctctcattttttcccccctttggcTTTGTGTGTACACTTGAGATGCTTAGCTTCATCCCATGTAAAATAAACTGTCCAGAGACACTGAGTCGTCCCGCTGGGCGACCCTCCTTCCTGGAGGACTGCCACACTCCCTTCTGTACGAATGGGCTCAGCGTTGCTCCCAGACTCCCAGGCTTCgtgattttatttttaccccTGATGACTTAGCAGGGGAATAGAGGACACCTGGGCATTGACCCCCAGCGGGGTATCACGTTGCCAAAATCAcacccctggccctggccccagtCCCCTCCCCTGTGGACAGAAGGGctcctgccttttgtttcttttcccatccatctgtccatccattcatccacccatgcATCCGTCTGTCCGTCTATCCATCCATGCAGTAATTACAGACCACCACGGTGAGCCAGACATTGCTCTAGGTACTGGGAACACATCCGTGGTTAAAACAGATTAAGAACCTTGACCTCATAGAACTTCCTTTCTAGCAGGAAGAGACAGACTCACGGAATTGTGTAGTGTGGATGTAGAAGATGCTGGGTGTTACAGAGACAGGGCGGAGTGAGGGGGATCAGTGGTCTCGGGTGAGAGAGGGTTAGCTGCAGCATGAGGTGGGATGACTGGGGTGGCCTCATTGCGCAGGTGGCATTTGATCCAAGACGGGATTCCTGGGAGGAAGCCCAGCAGGTAGCTGGgggaagaatgttccaggcagaggaggtgGCCTGGTTAAAGGCCAGAGGCACCTACTTGGGggagaccagtgtggctggagcagaggggtgggggtggggcagcttCTCCAGGGCCTCTCGGGCCATCGAAGGCCTATGACTTTTACTCGGGGGGGTCGGAGCCGAGAGGTGCACGGCCTGACGTCCTTGCTGTCGGGCTCGCTGTACGTCCAGGGGACGGTGCCAGCAGGGGTGGTGACGTGGAGGCAGGGAGAATGGTCGGGTTCTGGATGTGCTTTGAAGGTGGAGCCAACATGGTTTCTAGGCAGATTAGAGTGGGGTGTGACAGAGAGGCACTGGGGTGGCTCCGAGGACTTCAGTCCAAGCAACCGAAAGGATGGACTGCTATTTACTGGGATGGGGACAGCCATGGGAGGAGGGttcttccccctcctctgcctcccacccaccctctccAAGCCCCTTCTCCCCCCGAGGGCAGACTTGTGGGCAGGCTCTGGCTCCAGGCCGGCGTGGAAGGGCTCTCTGTCCTTCAGCTCCtaacaggggagggaagaggcatGGGGTGGTGGCTGGGGGACTCCTGGCTTGGGACGCAACAGGGCCAGCCTCTGGGAAGAGCCTGCTTCTTTCAGTCATGGTGGGACCCGGATGGGGAGTCACCAACTGAGATTCGCTGGCCAGAGCTGAGGCCTTCTTCCCAGTGGTCTCTGGGGTTTGGGGAGAGTTTATGGCCCCAGTTCAGACTTAACAAATCCATTCACAATACATCATCTCCAACAACTTGTTTGGCTAAGGGGAATAAACTCTCCCTCTGATAGAAGATGTTTACGCAGGTTTTCAAACAAACCTCCAGGTCATGACCTCTCTCTCAGCAGCATCAACACAGCTGCCAGTGGTCCCCCCCCGCGCCAGGCCCTTCGCAGGCACGGCAGCCGGGAGGAGTGGATGGTACCTGGTctggctcctcctcctcgcccTCAGGGAGGACAGGAGGGACTGAAGGGCTTCCGCCGCCTTCTGTGTGAACCCGGGGCCCTGTCTCCTTGCCCGTGGCCTCCTCTGTTGTCACAGCAACCCAGCCCCTCACCTCCGGAAACTCATCTTCTCACCCCTTCTGCTCAGGCCTCCTTGGGAAGGGAGGCGACTGTAACTCGTGAAAACAGCTCTGAGCAGGGAGGCTCGCCTCCTGGCTTTGTCATTTAGCAACCGTGTGACGTAGGCAGGCAACATCCTTTTGCAGCTTGGCTTCTTCCTGCAACGCTGGCCTTGCCTCACCTGCAGGCTCGGTGTGGACACCCAGGAGGCACTTCTAATCGCCTGCCGTGCCAGGTTTGGCGGCCTCTGGCCTCACTGGCATGGCCTGCGTCttgcttgtgtgtttgtttttgagtCCAGTCAGCAACTGTCCTGGTTCTAACCACTCTTGAGAACAATGCCTTGCTGTGGGTAGTGAAAAgctagagaaagagaaagggcttCTTTTAAGAAATGATATGCTCTCACAAACTGGTGGGGAAAAACACTaagtacacacactcacacacgcccACAACATTAAGGCTTCCTGAGAAGTACTCTGGCCTCGCAgtgcctggggtgggtgggagggatgggTCAGCACATCGGTGCCTGAGCGTCTCAGTCCTTCCTGAGTGACGTcggggggaggggtggcaggtGGCTTTCTCCCAGCAACAGGGACCTGCTTTCCCCTGCTGCTAGACTGTTATGAAATAGAATACAAACCCCAATTCTCCTGCCTAGACATTGCGGGCTTTGATTTTGTAGTTACCACCCCTAGACAAAGCGGAGCCATCTTTCCCATCCAAGATGGTGGTTCTGGGATCCCAGGCATTACGCTTAGCCACGCCAGGACGCACCAACCTTTCCTCTGGGTGGTGCGATTTAAGGTACATATTCATGAGGGTTCTCCCTGTGGCCTGAGCTGACTGAGGGGTGGAAGCCTTCCCTGGCTGAGCCCTGCTCTCCTATTTACCCGTTCATTCACTTGACAGCATGGACTGTTGTCTGCCAGCTCCTGGCACCAGGCTTGGTTGCAAACTGACGACCTGCAGGCTGGAACAGCCACAGAGAAGCTGTATTTGGCCCACACCaggtttttgaaaattttgaaatggCTCTCAACATTTAAAAGTTTGGCAATTCCATCTAGCAATTGGATTTCCCTTGGATTATCAAAAAGAAATCGAGTAACACTGGGCCATTGTCCCTTATGATCACATTCAAATGGAATTGAACATTGGCCGTCCCCTGCATGTACGACACAGGCCTCACCACTCCCTACGGCCTCTCCGACCCACCTGCTTCACTTGCACACCCTGCCTGCAGGCCCCTGGAGGCAGCTGAGTCCCTGTGGTAGGCAAAGAATGACAATGGCCAGTAGATACTGAGCTCTCACTCCATGCCGGGCTCAATTCTAAGTGCACTGCACACGTTGGCTCATTTCTGCCCCACGGTAACAATGAGGTAGACACCATTGTTATTGCTGTCTGCTCAGGGGATAGTCACTGAGGGCCCAAAGCTGCCAGGCACCAGTCTGGGCAATGGAGACGCAGTGGAGAACAAAGTAGACAGAACCCCAGCCTCCACGGGGCTCTCGTCCTGCCAAGCACAGACAAcaccaagaataaataaacagtCAGGCGTACTCGTGAGGGAGAACCACTGAGCAGGAGAAAGTTGGGGGCGTGCCGATGGTTGGGGGTAGGGGTGCTATGGTAAATAGAGTGCTCAGTATAGGCCCTGCtaagaaggtgacatttaaggAAAGCTGTGAGAGATTAGAAGCGCATTCTTGGCAGAGACAGGTTAAGAAAcgtgcctggggtcacacagctagtacctgcaaagctgggatttgaaccaaagCTGGTTTCAGAGCGTGGCTCCTAATCACTGCATTACAGGGCCATCTCTGCCTCTGAGGTCCTCAGAGTAAGGGCAGAGGGCAGCCAGGGAGCATCGGTGCTGCCAGAGAGCCAGAGGCAGaggtgggctggggcagggatggACCAGGGGCAGCAGGAAAGGCCTCGGCCGGAGGCTTCCGCTCTGAAGATTCTACCCCTTGCCCAGTCCTGCCAGGAGGCCGAGGTGGATTGACCTCCCGCTGTCAGCTCTTTATTTTAATCTCAGGGGGCATCTAGGAGCTTGTCTCCCGCCTCCAGCTccaggcccctcctccctccaagtGCTGGGGTGAACCCGCCACAAATCCGCCTAGTCCACCAGCCTCTCAGGGTCTGACCGTCCCCAGCAGCACCCAGCCCGGCAGCCGGGAGCCTCGGTCactcccgcccgcccgcccgcccagcAGCGCCTGCCCGGCCGGGCCCACGCCGCCTCACCCATGGGGAACAGCAAGAGCGGGGCCCTGTCCAAGGAGATCCTGGAGGAGCTGCAGCTGAACACCAAGTTCACGGAGGAGGAGCTGAGTACCTGGTACCAGTCCTTCCTGAAGGAGTGTCCCAGCGGCCGCATCACCCGGCAGGAGTTCCAGAGCATCTACTCCAAGTTCTTCCCCGAGGCCGACCCCAAGGCCTACGCCCAGCATGTGTTCCGCAGCTTCGACGCCAACAGCGATGGCACCCTGGACTTCAAGGAGTACGTCATCGCCCTGCACATGACCACCGCGGGCAAGACCAACCAGAAGCTGGAGTGGGCCTTCTCCCTCTACGACGTGGACGGCAACGGCACCATCAGCAAAAGCGAAGTGCTGGAGATCGTCACGGTCAGTGCTGGCCTCTGGGCTTCCGGCTCTGGGGGCCGGGGTCACCAcctgggggcggggctgcagcGGGGTGGGGACCCAGGCTTTGTGACTCGGTGGCCCGAGAGCGTGGTCAGGAGGGGTCCGATATTCATGAGGGACACTTACCCATGGCTTCGTTTTCCTCCTCCAGAAGAATCGGGGCATTTCCTAGTATTTATCTTTTCGTTTCCGTCCTGCCTTCTttccctcccaacttccttcctttctccatgAGAATGTCCTTCAAAACCTTCAACAGTACACGTTCTGGCTCTTTCACAAGtcattttgtgggggaggggattaggtctatttatttacttatttattttaagggtGGGattggggatcgaacccagggcctcgtgcgtgctaagcatgcgctctaccacttgagctataccctgccctcttttaaaaattttgttttctaatgagggtactgggaattgaacccaggacctcacacacgCTAAGCATATGCCCAACCACTGGGCTATAGACTCACCCTCCCCCACAAGTCATTTAAAAGACATAGCATGTGTCAAATATCCCGAAGAAAAAGGCCCAAGTTGCAGGACGTGAAATCTGGGTTCTAGTCCTGCCTTCACGACCTGGGGCAGGTCACTTCATCCCGGGAGCCTGCCTTTCGCGTCCGTCTCGTGTTCTACACAAACTGCTGGCTCCTCACTCTCCTTGCCAGCCAGGGCTTCCCAACACCTGCTCTCCTCTCTGTCCATGTTGGCCCAGCATCAGATCATCTGTTGAGAAGGCTTTCAGTGTCTGGAAAATAGTTTTATAATATGTAAGTAATTAGTGAAATTTAGAAACCGACgcaaaagaaagttaaaatggCCTTTAATGTCATCGTCCAGAGCAAACTACTGTCAAAGTATTGACATACAACTTTCCAGCCTTGCATCCACATATTTACAAGTAATTTTAGAACAATGACATATtcacatgtgatttttatcttccttttttcaGTCACTGTTTTGTTGTGAGTGCTTTCAATATCAAACCATTTCTAACAGCTGCTTAGAACGCCATCGTCTGGCCATGCCATATTACGTACCCACTCCTCTATGTCTGGAGGATTCGAATGTTTGCATTTTCCCCTCTTACCTCATTTACAGCGCCCTCGTTTTACTTGATCTGTTTTTTGCCCTCTACCTCATGCCACTTCCTTTATTTCTCTAATTCCATTTCTGTGAGAGAGgatgtttttcatattttatataattttcgaTGCATTTATAATCCTGCTTTCATTCGCACAATTCTCCCACCCTTTTTCGgggaaactataaataaaatggCCAAGCAGGCAGCCTCTGGTCAGTGGACTCTGCCTGGGCCTCCTGTTAGGGACAGGTGTGTGTGGGAGCCTCGCTGGGCTCTGGGCTCGGCCTGCAGAATGAGCCCCCCTGCACTGGCAGGTGGCCGGGGGTGAGGACCACACCCTCGGAACCACCTAAAGGATGCCAGGCCCAGCAGAGGCCTGTGAGCTGGCGCTCCtttggggaaaggaggaggaaggggagggagggagggcggggagaGGAGGACGGAGGCCGGGAGGGGGAGAGAGGTTGTGGAGCACCCACACCTGAGGTTATGCAAGACGACGCCAAGCCTCCGCTGTTTACCAGGTCCACGTGACTGGCCTGGGAGTCCGAAGCGATGGGTTCTCGTCCCAGCTGTGCCACCAACAAGCCGCGTGGCCTCGGGAAAACCGTATAACCTCCCAGGGCCCAGGGTGAAGATGCAATGgttctttctctgtccttttatTGAGGCCGTGAGGGTCTGTCCTCAGTGTTGGACGCAGGGTGGGCAGGCAGCCAATCACTCTCAGCCGTTAGCCCTCCGGCCTGCACGTGCTTCCCCGGCTCAGGACAGATGGCGGTGTTAAGGGAGCCGCTGCCGTTTGCGCTGGGCACCTCCCGGGTCTGAGTCCCGCCGTCGTCGGGGCTGCTGCCCGGAGCCGCTGGGTCTGGTTTCCGCGTGTTACAGCGCTGGGGCCGCTGAAAGGGGGCTGCTGACGCTGCTGATCCTCCCTCCAGCCTAGTTTCCCTGGAGTCTGATCCTGAGTGTCCCCTCTGGGCCTGGCCAGCCCTGGTGGACTCCTAGTAGCCTGGAGCTGGAAGGGCACGTGGAGACGGCGTTGTCCCTTTCCCTGACCACTTCCTGCTCCTTTGTCAGCGAGACTAGAGGGTGATGAGCAAGACCCTTGAGCTTAAAGCTGAATCTGTCTCTGGCTGCCTCCCTGAGAAGAGTAAATGAGGGGCTTCCCGTGCCCTGGGAGACCTTCGCCAGCCCCCAGAACGCTCTCCAAGGCTTTCCGGGGGTAGGACGTGCTGCAGGTGTAGAGGTTCTAGTACCAAGCTCACCTGGGTTAGAACCGCCACTCTTCCACTTCCAGGTGAGG
This is a stretch of genomic DNA from Camelus bactrianus isolate YW-2024 breed Bactrian camel chromosome 16, ASM4877302v1, whole genome shotgun sequence. It encodes these proteins:
- the RCVRN gene encoding recoverin isoform X2, with the protein product MGNSKSGALSKEILEELQLNTKFTEEELSTWYQSFLKECPSGRITRQEFQSIYSKFFPEADPKAYAQHVFRSFDANSDGTLDFKEYVIALHMTTAGKTNQKLEWAFSLYDVDGNGTISKSEVLEIVTAIFKMISPEDVKRLPDDENTPEKRAEKVWGFFGKKEDDKLTEKEFIEGTLANKEILRLIQFEPQKVKEKLKEKKP